A window of the Oscillospiraceae bacterium NTUH-002-81 genome harbors these coding sequences:
- a CDS encoding DUF5688 family protein: MDYEQFKVYMKESVETVTGRKVTVHPLLHNNSLVRDSLSIDTPLGAPAGPAPVLWDYYQQYEKGASPGMLVNDVICACEDRNQQLQVNPDLLQDFSQLKNRICARLVSRERNGELLKRAPHRGFLDLEIIYYVLFSEASMGMLSMRVENTHLHMWGVTEEAVYEAAMKNTPRLLPYWLHPMQALLEQMEKTEAYRHLKEEERRAVALARAREDMPLYVLTNTRGFYGAAAILYEGLLEQCVRKFPGDVFVIPSSVHELLLVSAEDVWSAQEMTEMIRCVNQTGVAPEEILSDHVYIYRKNLGKLTM, encoded by the coding sequence ATGGATTATGAACAGTTTAAAGTGTACATGAAGGAGAGCGTGGAGACGGTGACCGGCAGAAAAGTGACTGTACATCCGCTGCTGCACAACAATTCCCTGGTGCGGGACAGTCTGTCTATTGATACGCCATTGGGGGCACCGGCAGGGCCTGCCCCTGTTCTGTGGGATTACTATCAGCAGTATGAGAAAGGGGCTTCTCCGGGCATGCTGGTGAACGATGTGATCTGTGCCTGTGAGGACAGGAACCAGCAGCTGCAGGTCAACCCCGATCTGCTGCAGGATTTTTCACAGCTGAAGAACCGGATCTGTGCACGGCTGGTCAGCAGGGAACGAAACGGGGAACTGCTGAAACGGGCGCCCCACAGAGGTTTTCTGGATCTGGAGATCATTTATTATGTGCTGTTTTCGGAAGCATCGATGGGGATGCTGAGCATGCGGGTGGAGAATACACATCTGCATATGTGGGGCGTGACGGAGGAAGCAGTCTATGAGGCGGCCATGAAAAATACGCCCAGACTGCTGCCATACTGGCTGCACCCGATGCAGGCATTGCTGGAACAGATGGAGAAGACAGAAGCGTACCGCCATCTGAAGGAAGAAGAGCGCCGGGCGGTGGCGTTGGCGCGTGCCCGGGAAGATATGCCGCTGTATGTGCTGACGAACACCAGGGGGTTCTATGGTGCTGCTGCCATTTTGTACGAAGGCCTGCTGGAGCAGTGTGTCCGGAAGTTCCCGGGAGATGTATTCGTGATCCCAAGCAGTGTGCATGAACTGCTGCTTGTTTCCGCAGAGGATGTATGGAGTGCACAGGAAATGACAGAAATGATCCGATGCGTCAATCAAACAGGGGTGGCGCCGGAAGAAATTTTGTCTGATCATGTGTATATTTACCGGAAAAATCTGGGTAAACTTACGATGTGA
- the efp gene encoding elongation factor P, with translation MVSAGDFRNGMTIEMDNNIYQIIEFQHVKPGKGAAFVRTKLKNIKNGGVVEKTFRPTEKFPPARIDRNDMQYLYNDGDLYYFMDVNTYEQIGLSADQIGDALKFVKENEMVKMCAHNGNVFAVEPPLFVELEITETEPGFKGDTATGASKPAVVETGATVYVPLFVEQGEKIKIDTRTGEYLSRA, from the coding sequence ATGGTATCAGCAGGTGATTTTAGAAATGGTATGACAATCGAAATGGACAATAATATATACCAGATTATTGAGTTTCAGCATGTAAAACCCGGTAAGGGCGCAGCTTTCGTTCGTACAAAGCTGAAAAACATCAAGAACGGCGGCGTGGTTGAGAAGACCTTCCGCCCGACTGAGAAGTTCCCGCCGGCACGTATCGACCGCAATGACATGCAGTATTTATACAATGATGGTGATTTATATTACTTCATGGATGTGAACACCTACGAGCAGATCGGCCTGAGTGCAGATCAGATCGGTGATGCACTGAAGTTCGTCAAAGAGAACGAGATGGTAAAAATGTGTGCACACAACGGCAACGTATTCGCTGTTGAGCCGCCGCTCTTCGTAGAGCTGGAGATCACCGAAACAGAGCCTGGCTTCAAGGGAGACACTGCTACAGGCGCAAGCAAACCGGCTGTTGTTGAGACCGGTGCTACCGTATATGTACCGCTGTTCGTTGAGCAGGGCGAGAAGATCAAGATCGACACCAGAACCGGTGAGTATCTGTCCAGAGCATAA
- a CDS encoding YqeG family HAD IIIA-type phosphatase — protein sequence MFACFYPGEYVDSTYGIDFGALYAQGYRGIIFDIDNTLVPHGAPADARAKALFAKLKELGFSCCLLSNNKEGRVKMFNEDIGVSYIYNAHKPSTGNYRKACEIMHTDEKTTIFIGDQLFTDVWGANRAGIRTILVKPIDPKEEIQIVLKRYLERIVLWAYERKKEKGRGLTMTDRIERLYRCMEEQQAEAVIVSDGCNMRYLSGFSGATGYLYVSRARRVILTDSRYTTQAQEESTDFEVLEINRQAGYPVSLAKMVSEDGVKSIGFEDRVMIYSDAVELQKELPPVTWLPLGEALNNLRKIKTAEELRCIAQAEHIGDLAFSHILTVLKPGITELEVAAELEGYMKRCGAEALSFDTIVASGYHSAMPHAAPSAKKIEAGDFVTMDYGCKYNGYCSDMTRTVVVGKASEKQKEIYNIVLEAQLTSLAAVQPGKTGAEIDRIARDIIGKAGYGDYFGHGLGHSVGLFIHEEPRLSPAGNEILQPGMTVTVEPGIYLPGVGGVRIEDLTAVTENGYENFASSPKELIEI from the coding sequence ATGTTTGCATGCTTTTATCCCGGGGAATACGTGGATTCCACCTATGGGATCGATTTCGGGGCGCTCTATGCACAGGGCTACCGCGGGATCATTTTTGATATCGACAATACGCTGGTGCCCCACGGCGCCCCGGCAGACGCGCGGGCGAAGGCTTTGTTCGCAAAATTAAAGGAGCTGGGATTTTCCTGCTGTCTGCTTTCCAATAATAAGGAAGGGCGGGTGAAGATGTTCAACGAGGACATCGGCGTTTCTTATATTTACAATGCCCACAAGCCGTCCACAGGCAATTACCGGAAAGCCTGTGAGATCATGCACACGGACGAGAAGACGACGATCTTCATCGGCGATCAGCTGTTTACCGATGTGTGGGGGGCGAACCGGGCGGGCATTCGCACCATTCTCGTCAAGCCCATCGATCCGAAGGAGGAGATCCAGATCGTGCTGAAACGGTATCTGGAACGGATCGTTCTGTGGGCCTATGAGCGGAAAAAAGAAAAAGGAAGGGGTTTGACTATGACAGACAGAATTGAGCGGCTGTATCGCTGTATGGAAGAACAGCAGGCGGAGGCAGTCATTGTTTCAGACGGATGTAATATGCGCTATCTCAGCGGATTTTCGGGAGCGACAGGCTACCTGTACGTGAGCCGGGCGCGCCGGGTGATCCTGACGGATTCCCGGTATACGACTCAGGCACAGGAGGAGAGCACGGATTTTGAAGTGCTGGAGATCAACCGGCAGGCCGGTTACCCGGTGAGCCTGGCGAAAATGGTGTCCGAGGACGGGGTAAAAAGCATCGGCTTTGAGGATCGGGTGATGATCTATTCCGACGCAGTGGAATTACAGAAGGAACTGCCGCCGGTGACCTGGCTTCCCCTGGGTGAGGCGTTAAACAATCTTCGGAAAATCAAGACGGCAGAGGAGCTGCGGTGCATCGCCCAGGCAGAGCACATCGGGGATCTGGCATTTTCTCATATCCTCACCGTGTTAAAACCCGGCATCACGGAGCTGGAAGTGGCTGCGGAGCTGGAAGGGTATATGAAGCGCTGCGGCGCGGAGGCGCTGTCCTTTGACACCATCGTGGCTTCCGGTTATCATTCCGCCATGCCTCATGCGGCGCCGTCTGCGAAAAAGATTGAGGCCGGGGATTTTGTCACCATGGATTACGGCTGCAAATACAACGGCTACTGTTCGGATATGACCCGTACCGTGGTGGTGGGCAAAGCCAGTGAAAAACAGAAAGAAATTTACAATATTGTGCTGGAAGCGCAGCTGACGTCCCTGGCAGCGGTGCAGCCGGGCAAAACCGGGGCCGAGATCGACAGGATCGCCCGGGATATCATCGGCAAAGCCGGATATGGAGACTATTTCGGACATGGACTGGGGCACAGCGTGGGCCTGTTTATTCATGAGGAGCCCAGACTTTCCCCGGCAGGCAATGAAATCCTACAGCCGGGCATGACCGTGACTGTGGAACCGGGCATTTATCTTCCGGGCGTGGGCGGTGTGCGGATCGAGGATCTGACAGCTGTGACGGAAAACGGATATGAGAATTTCGCATCCTCCCCGAAAGAACTGATCGAGATTTAA
- a CDS encoding aldo/keto reductase: MIYETFQELKLSALGMGCMRLPQGDAYADINVPEVKRMVALAMEKGVNYYDTAWGYHDGNSERVMGEVLSAYPRENFYLATKFPGYDLSNMGKVKEIFEEQLERCRVDYFDFYLFHNVCEMNIEQYLDPKYGIFEYLMEQKKNGRIRHLGFSVHGNLETMQRFLDAYGKDMEFCQIQLNWLDYDFQDAKAKCRVLNAWNIPIWVMEPLRGGSLCKLSPEYEEKLHSLRPGVSMTEWAFRFLQSVPGVTVTLSGMSDFRQMQENIAMFEKQAPLNEAEMKALMEIAGKMTAGNTLPCTSCRYCTSHCPKELDIPWLISLYNEHTYSGGGFIAPMALGALEDDKKPSACIGCRACEAVCPQQIKISEMMKDFAEKTSL; encoded by the coding sequence ATGATTTATGAGACATTTCAGGAATTAAAGCTTTCTGCACTGGGAATGGGATGTATGCGTCTGCCGCAGGGGGATGCGTATGCGGATATCAACGTTCCGGAAGTGAAGAGAATGGTTGCCCTTGCCATGGAGAAGGGCGTGAATTATTATGACACTGCCTGGGGATACCATGATGGAAATTCAGAGCGGGTGATGGGCGAGGTGCTGTCGGCGTATCCGAGAGAGAACTTCTATCTTGCAACCAAATTTCCCGGATATGATCTGAGCAATATGGGAAAAGTGAAGGAAATTTTTGAAGAGCAGCTGGAACGCTGCCGGGTGGATTACTTTGATTTTTATCTGTTTCACAATGTGTGCGAGATGAATATTGAACAGTATCTGGATCCGAAATATGGTATTTTCGAGTATCTGATGGAACAGAAGAAAAATGGACGCATCCGTCATCTGGGATTTTCCGTTCATGGCAATCTGGAAACCATGCAGCGTTTTCTGGATGCGTATGGGAAGGACATGGAATTCTGCCAGATTCAGCTGAACTGGCTGGACTATGACTTCCAGGATGCAAAAGCAAAATGCAGGGTGCTGAATGCATGGAACATTCCCATCTGGGTCATGGAACCGCTGCGCGGCGGAAGTCTGTGCAAGTTGTCACCGGAATATGAAGAAAAGCTTCACAGTCTGCGCCCGGGCGTATCTATGACAGAGTGGGCATTCCGTTTCCTACAGTCCGTTCCGGGGGTGACGGTAACGCTCTCCGGCATGTCTGATTTCCGGCAGATGCAGGAAAACATCGCGATGTTTGAAAAACAGGCGCCTTTGAATGAGGCAGAAATGAAGGCGCTGATGGAAATTGCCGGGAAAATGACAGCAGGAAATACGCTTCCCTGTACCTCCTGCCGGTACTGTACTTCCCATTGTCCCAAAGAACTGGATATTCCCTGGCTGATCTCTCTTTATAATGAGCACACATACAGCGGAGGTGGATTCATTGCCCCTATGGCGCTGGGGGCGCTGGAGGATGACAAGAAGCCGTCAGCCTGCATCGGGTGCCGTGCCTGTGAGGCTGTCTGTCCGCAGCAGATCAAGATCAGTGAAATGATGAAGGATTTTGCGGAGAAAACCAGTCTCTGA
- a CDS encoding aldo/keto reductase, which translates to MEYRKLPHGEEQISVIGMGSSVVGEQKEKDIIQTVQVALEQGVNFFDMAGGHSAIFPAYGKALQGQRDKALLQVHFGADYTSGEYGWTTSLEAVKRSVDWQLKMLKTDYIDFGFIHCLDEKRDLEIYERNGVLDYLLQMKEQGVVRHIGLSTHAPELANLVLDMGILDMLMFSINPMYDYGQGDFAIGSGSERQRLYRRCEQEGVGISVMKPFNAGQLLDARQSPFHQALTVPQCIQYALDKPAVLTVLGGPGNIPQLKDALAYLDATPEERDYSIIGSFTPDDAVGKCVYCRHCHPCPAGMDIGLINKYYDLSVQGDILATEHYETLEKRASDCIACGHCDSRCPFQVKQTERMREIAAYFGC; encoded by the coding sequence ATGGAATATCGAAAATTACCTCATGGAGAGGAGCAGATCAGTGTGATCGGCATGGGTTCTTCCGTGGTGGGAGAACAGAAAGAAAAAGATATTATCCAAACGGTACAGGTTGCCCTGGAACAGGGCGTCAATTTCTTTGACATGGCAGGCGGCCATTCCGCTATTTTTCCGGCCTACGGAAAGGCCTTGCAGGGACAGCGGGACAAAGCGCTGCTGCAGGTACATTTCGGGGCGGACTACACTTCCGGGGAATATGGATGGACGACCAGCCTGGAGGCGGTGAAGCGCTCCGTGGACTGGCAGTTGAAAATGCTGAAAACAGATTATATTGATTTTGGTTTTATCCATTGTCTGGATGAGAAGAGAGATCTGGAGATTTATGAACGAAATGGCGTGCTGGATTATCTGCTGCAGATGAAGGAGCAGGGTGTTGTGCGCCACATTGGTCTTTCCACCCATGCGCCGGAGCTGGCCAATCTGGTGCTGGATATGGGCATTCTGGATATGCTCATGTTTTCCATCAATCCCATGTACGATTACGGGCAGGGAGATTTTGCCATCGGAAGCGGCAGCGAAAGACAGCGTCTGTACCGCCGGTGCGAGCAGGAGGGCGTGGGTATCTCTGTCATGAAGCCTTTCAATGCCGGACAGCTGCTGGATGCCAGACAGTCGCCGTTTCATCAGGCGCTGACCGTACCCCAGTGTATCCAGTATGCGCTGGATAAGCCTGCGGTGCTGACGGTTCTTGGCGGGCCGGGGAATATCCCACAGCTGAAGGATGCGCTGGCCTATCTGGATGCCACCCCGGAGGAACGGGATTATTCCATCATTGGTTCCTTTACCCCGGATGACGCGGTGGGCAAGTGCGTGTACTGCAGACATTGCCATCCCTGTCCGGCAGGGATGGATATCGGCCTGATCAACAAATATTATGATCTGTCTGTGCAGGGAGATATTCTGGCAACAGAGCATTATGAGACACTGGAGAAAAGGGCGTCCGACTGTATCGCCTGCGGACACTGCGACAGCCGATGTCCCTTCCAGGTAAAACAGACAGAGCGCATGCGTGAGATCGCAGCATATTTCGGATGTTAG
- the truA gene encoding tRNA pseudouridine(38-40) synthase TruA, translating to MNHNYRLTLAFDGTSYQGWQRQNSTDQTIQGTLERTCAAILREPVRLIGSGRTDAGVHAEAMTAHFFTKKPILDGAAFRQLMNGTLPEDIRLLAIRPVAADFHSRYSAVGKIYRYQIDTGEKMDVFRRKYACHYTAPLDLAAMERAARYLEGTNDFSSFTIDRTPGKSKVRTIRAIRMEQQGNLLLIRYEGDGFLYNMVRILTGTLLEVGDGRKRAEDIPAILEKKQRAAAGFTAPAQGLFLERVLYEEADIQEQC from the coding sequence ATGAATCACAATTATCGGCTGACGCTGGCCTTTGATGGCACGTCCTATCAGGGCTGGCAGCGGCAGAATTCCACGGATCAGACGATACAGGGAACGCTGGAGCGGACATGCGCCGCTATTTTGCGGGAACCGGTGCGTCTCATCGGGAGCGGCAGGACAGATGCGGGAGTACACGCGGAAGCCATGACCGCTCATTTTTTTACAAAGAAGCCCATTTTGGACGGAGCTGCATTCCGGCAGCTGATGAATGGCACCCTCCCGGAGGACATCCGGCTTCTGGCTATCCGCCCGGTGGCGGCAGATTTCCACAGCCGGTACAGCGCTGTGGGGAAAATTTACCGGTATCAGATCGATACGGGGGAAAAGATGGACGTATTTCGGAGAAAATATGCCTGTCACTATACGGCACCGCTGGATCTGGCGGCCATGGAGCGGGCGGCCCGGTATCTGGAGGGCACCAACGATTTTTCTTCCTTTACCATCGACCGGACGCCTGGCAAATCCAAAGTGCGCACGATCCGGGCCATCCGCATGGAGCAGCAGGGCAATCTGCTGCTGATCCGGTATGAGGGCGACGGTTTTCTATATAATATGGTAAGGATCCTGACGGGGACGCTGCTGGAAGTGGGAGACGGGCGCAAACGGGCGGAGGATATCCCGGCCATTCTGGAGAAAAAGCAGCGTGCGGCAGCCGGGTTTACGGCGCCTGCCCAGGGGCTTTTTCTGGAACGGGTGCTCTATGAAGAAGCAGACATACAGGAACAGTGTTAG
- a CDS encoding ATP-binding cassette domain-containing protein produces the protein MADRVLEVEGLNAWYMVKKTPFSPKEKKVVLHDLSFYIEENEILGLVGESGCGKSSLCKVILGMLNSYDGTVKHYTKRPQVVFQDPFGSLNPVKRVGWILEEPLRLAGGYTKEERQKKVCEMLEAVGLSTEYRKRYPRELSGGQRQRISIAAALISGAKFIIADEPVSALDVTVQAQILDLLLKLKQEFGLSILFISHDLNVVYQLCSRVLVMQKGRIVEQGDIDDIYDHPKEAYTKELLDAAMAFDEE, from the coding sequence ATGGCAGACAGAGTACTGGAGGTAGAAGGGCTCAATGCCTGGTATATGGTGAAGAAGACACCGTTTTCTCCAAAGGAGAAGAAGGTGGTGCTTCACGATCTGAGCTTTTATATAGAAGAAAATGAGATCCTGGGTCTGGTGGGAGAGAGCGGCTGCGGCAAGTCCAGCCTGTGCAAGGTGATCCTGGGCATGCTGAACAGCTACGACGGCACGGTGAAGCATTACACGAAGCGCCCTCAGGTTGTTTTTCAGGATCCCTTTGGATCCTTAAATCCGGTAAAACGGGTGGGATGGATCCTGGAAGAACCGCTGCGTCTGGCAGGTGGCTATACAAAGGAAGAACGGCAGAAAAAAGTATGCGAAATGCTGGAGGCAGTAGGGCTTTCCACAGAATATCGGAAACGTTATCCGCGGGAACTTTCCGGCGGTCAGCGGCAGCGCATCAGTATTGCGGCAGCATTGATCTCCGGAGCAAAGTTTATCATTGCGGATGAGCCGGTATCTGCCCTGGACGTGACGGTACAGGCGCAGATCCTGGATCTTCTGCTGAAATTAAAGCAGGAGTTTGGCCTGTCCATCCTGTTCATTTCTCATGACCTGAATGTGGTCTATCAACTATGCTCTCGGGTGCTGGTCATGCAGAAGGGACGGATCGTGGAGCAGGGAGACATCGACGACATCTATGATCATCCGAAGGAAGCGTACACGAAGGAGCTGCTGGATGCGGCCATGGCTTTTGACGAGGAGTAA
- a CDS encoding ABC transporter ATP-binding protein, with protein MELLNVKDLTLSFCENGERQQVVEHVSFGVQQGEILGIVGESGSGKSMVVHCIMGLRKRDQVIDSGSVTFDGKELFSLTAEEMRGLQGQDMSIVFQEPMTSLNPVMKIGPQVEESLFIHQKELSAAERKARAIQAMKDVELPNAEELYNSYPHELSGGMRQRVMIASAIICNPKLLIADEATTALDVTIQAQIIRLLKRLNETTGMTILFISHNLRVVKEICSRAIVMKDGRIVEEGTIEEIFRAPKEDYTKNLIAAIPTRKKRRIS; from the coding sequence ATGGAACTTCTGAATGTAAAGGATCTTACGCTTTCTTTCTGTGAGAACGGGGAAAGACAGCAGGTGGTCGAGCATGTGTCATTTGGTGTGCAGCAGGGAGAAATTTTAGGGATTGTGGGAGAGTCCGGATCCGGAAAAAGTATGGTGGTACACTGTATCATGGGACTGCGCAAGCGTGATCAGGTGATTGACAGCGGCAGCGTCACCTTTGACGGGAAAGAACTGTTTTCCCTTACGGCGGAGGAGATGCGGGGGCTGCAGGGGCAGGATATGAGCATCGTGTTTCAGGAGCCCATGACTTCCCTCAATCCGGTGATGAAAATTGGCCCTCAGGTGGAGGAAAGCCTGTTCATTCACCAGAAGGAGCTGTCGGCAGCGGAGCGGAAGGCGAGAGCCATCCAGGCCATGAAGGATGTGGAGCTTCCCAATGCGGAGGAATTATACAACAGTTATCCCCATGAGCTGTCCGGCGGTATGCGCCAGCGTGTCATGATCGCATCGGCCATCATCTGTAATCCGAAGCTGCTCATTGCGGACGAGGCCACCACGGCGCTGGATGTGACCATTCAGGCACAGATCATCCGGCTGCTGAAACGGCTCAATGAGACGACAGGCATGACCATTCTGTTCATTTCCCACAACCTGCGGGTGGTGAAAGAGATCTGCAGCCGGGCTATCGTCATGAAGGACGGCCGGATCGTGGAAGAGGGAACCATCGAAGAGATTTTCCGGGCACCGAAAGAGGATTACACGAAGAATCTCATTGCAGCCATTCCCACGCGGAAGAAGAGGAGGATCTCCTGA
- a CDS encoding ABC transporter permease: MKKKKNWSLLIGCILGGGILLLAVIGQFWTPYDPTAMNAMLKNQAPTMAHIMGTDNFGRDIFSRIMSGAWTTCFVAVCTVFIGAAIGTVIGAVTGYVGGALDNVIMRINDVILSFPSVLLALVLISLLGSGKRNIILALGIVFIPSFARIVRSEFIRLKQQDFVWSARIMGAGPLRIMFVHILPNSFVSMLTAAAIGFNNAVLAEASMSYLGLGVQPPETSLGRMLYDAQAYLYLDPWYAVFPGITIICIVLGFALISEGLRAKSVKK, from the coding sequence ATGAAGAAAAAGAAAAACTGGAGTTTGCTCATCGGTTGTATTCTGGGTGGCGGCATACTGCTTCTGGCAGTGATCGGGCAATTCTGGACGCCCTATGATCCCACGGCCATGAATGCGATGTTGAAAAATCAGGCGCCTACCATGGCGCATATAATGGGAACGGACAACTTCGGCAGAGATATTTTCAGCCGGATCATGAGCGGCGCATGGACAACCTGTTTCGTGGCGGTCTGCACGGTTTTCATCGGTGCAGCCATCGGAACTGTCATCGGTGCAGTCACCGGATACGTTGGCGGGGCACTGGACAATGTGATCATGCGGATCAACGACGTCATTTTATCGTTTCCCAGTGTGTTGCTGGCGCTGGTGTTGATCAGTCTACTGGGATCTGGCAAAAGAAACATTATTCTTGCTTTAGGAATTGTTTTCATTCCCAGCTTTGCCCGGATTGTGCGCAGCGAATTCATTCGCCTGAAGCAGCAGGACTTCGTGTGGAGCGCAAGGATCATGGGGGCAGGACCACTGCGGATCATGTTTGTACACATTTTGCCGAACAGCTTTGTGAGTATGCTGACGGCGGCAGCCATCGGCTTTAACAATGCAGTGCTGGCGGAGGCCAGCATGAGCTATCTGGGGTTGGGCGTACAGCCTCCGGAGACCAGCCTTGGCCGGATGCTCTATGATGCCCAGGCGTATCTGTATCTGGATCCGTGGTATGCGGTTTTTCCGGGTATTACCATTATCTGTATCGTACTGGGATTTGCGCTGATCAGCGAAGGCCTGCGTGCAAAATCTGTGAAGAAATAA
- a CDS encoding ABC transporter permease has product MKYVGKRFITLIITLLCISAVTFAAFSVIPGNASLTRLGTDATPEQVAALEHELGLDQPVTTRYIQWISGVVRGDFGMSYKYDNTTVASLLTSRLAVTVLLAAMSFLLILIVSIPLGILSARFSGKFPDAAINIITQITMAIPSFFLGIILTYIFGLVLKWFQPGKFVQLDESFSGCVRYLIFPAIAVALPKIAMVVKFLRNSVLSEMGQDYVRTAYSRGNNDRAVLYRHVLKNAFIPVVTFMALIIAEILAGSIIVEQVFSVPGVGRLLITAISDRDYPVVQAIVTYVTALVVIINFLVDVVYQLIDPRVRMGA; this is encoded by the coding sequence ATGAAATACGTTGGAAAAAGATTTATTACTCTCATTATCACATTGTTGTGTATTTCAGCGGTTACCTTCGCGGCTTTTTCTGTCATTCCGGGCAATGCGTCGCTGACGCGGCTGGGAACAGACGCCACACCGGAGCAGGTGGCGGCCCTGGAGCATGAACTGGGGCTGGATCAGCCGGTGACAACCCGTTACATCCAATGGATCTCCGGTGTCGTGCGCGGAGACTTTGGTATGTCCTACAAGTACGATAATACAACGGTGGCAAGTCTTCTGACTTCCCGCCTTGCGGTCACGGTTCTGCTGGCCGCCATGTCCTTTTTACTGATTCTGATCGTATCAATCCCGTTGGGGATCCTTTCGGCTCGCTTTTCGGGGAAATTCCCGGATGCGGCCATCAATATCATTACGCAGATAACAATGGCGATCCCGTCGTTTTTTCTCGGGATCATCCTTACTTATATATTTGGCCTGGTGCTGAAATGGTTTCAGCCGGGCAAATTCGTGCAGCTGGATGAAAGCTTTTCCGGCTGTGTCAGATATCTGATCTTTCCGGCTATTGCCGTGGCCCTGCCGAAGATCGCCATGGTCGTAAAGTTCCTGCGCAATTCTGTCCTGAGCGAGATGGGACAGGATTATGTGCGGACGGCTTACAGCCGGGGCAACAATGACCGTGCCGTGTTGTACCGGCATGTGTTGAAGAATGCATTCATCCCGGTGGTTACTTTTATGGCGCTGATCATCGCGGAGATCCTGGCGGGCAGCATCATTGTGGAGCAGGTATTTTCCGTGCCGGGGGTAGGCAGACTGCTGATCACAGCCATCTCAGACCGGGATTATCCGGTGGTGCAGGCCATTGTCACCTATGTGACGGCATTGGTGGTGATCATCAATTTCCTGGTGGATGTTGTGTATCAGCTCATCGATCCGCGGGTGCGCATGGGAGCCTAG